GCGCGCTGCCTGAAGACATGTTGCGTCACATCCTCGTGTGCCTCCCCACGAAGGCGGTGTGCCTCTTCCGAGCGGTTTGCCAATCCTGGAGGTCCCTCCTCTCGGATCCGCTCTTCGTTGCAGCCCACAAGTCCTGTCACCCTGGTCCACTAATCGTCACATGTAACTGTGAGATGTTTGAAAGAGGCACCATTAACTTATTGGACTTGTCTGGCCATGTCGTTAAGCGGATAGCCACCACCATGAAGGATGCCAGGATGGTGCGCACACGCCGCCTGGACCTTATTTGTGTCACCGGACGTAAGGGCTGCCATGTGATCAACCCTGCCACGGGTGATACCTTTGCATTGCCCAGTCGCCGCGCAAAGGAGCATGCACATGTGCAACATTTCTTCCCACAATCGTTTGACTTTGGACAGGTTGTCTCCACGGGAGAATACAAGGCCCTACGCTGTGTTAGCATAGATAATTCCGATCATGAGTCCAGCCCGATGCTCTGTGAGGTCATCACCCTTGATGATGGTCGCCATGCAAGATGGAGGGGAAAACAGGGCCCTCCGGCCCCTGTCACAAGTAACCATAACAGAAGTATTGTTGTCAATGGAGTAGTTTATTTCTTGTTGGATTTTCTATACAAACGTTTCACATTTTCTGGGGCCCGTGTGAAACCGGGTAGCATGGCTTTGTTCAACCTTGAGACAGAGGAGTGGATGGGGATTGTCCAAGGTCCAACTCCAGTGCGCAGCTTTGTTAAGGACAGCAGTGGCAGGTGCGGTTACTTTAGTCTATACTCGGATCTATCACTGGTAAATTTGGATGGGTTCCTAGTCATGGCACACAATCCTGAAGGTTGCTCTTTGGACTTATGGTTTTTGATGGATATTGAGAAATGTCTCTGGAATAAAAGGTACAGCTTGGATTTCCAGCCTGAAAATCTCTTTGCTCAACCCTTGGAAATTCTAAATGACGGGAAGATAATCCTGTCTGCATCAGGATCACTAAGACTATATAACCCAATTACCAAGACTTACATTGATTTTGGGATGAGAAATTCCACATCAGTTGGTACTTACACTGGAAGTCTGTTGTCTTCAGAGAGCACCTTCACTTCTGAGGCGAGTGTTATCCTCATGTGCTTGTGATTTTTTATATGTTGTCCTGTCCTTAGTATTATTTGCTTTTATTCTTGTATCATGAGATAAGTTTCTAGGCGATGTAAGGAACATTTATTAGGGATTAAAGAATTGTGGATGCATTTTTAGGAAAAGTAATTGTTGTAGTGTCATAGGTGTGATGCACAACATTAGTATATGAATTTCTCTATATCTGTGGTCATGTTTTGAATCAGTTTCTCCTATCAAGCTGTGCAGTTTTGGCACCCGCAGATGATGATCCCTTCCTTTTTGAGAATGGAAATTATTGTCACATTAATTTAGATTGCTGATGCTTTCTTAGGTTTTATTCAAAGGTCCACCAGTGAGAGAATATCACATCTAACAAGTTTTTTTTTCTAGAGTTGTGTGTCAAAGCACTCTCAACACAAAAGAAAAAGAGTCAGGAAACTGAGGGTCTGATTCACAATGGTCGCTACAAGCATATTTACAGCACCAGTGTTCAGACTTGTCCAGTTTACTTTTGTGTCTGTTCATCCTATTTAGGCTTTACTGGTTAATTAtgttatactccctctgttcctaaatatttttctttttagagatttcaaatggactaccacatatggatgtatatagacatattttagagtgtagattcactcattttgctccgtatgtagtcacttgttgaaatctctagaaagacaaatatttaggaacggaggaagtagatTGACAGGTTACCTACATTTTATGTTCGTCTAGCTTGTGTACTTTTTTCTTCTCCAAATAGTTTGTCTACTCTTAGTGGCACATACACATACATATTTTGTCCAATGAATTAAAATAAACTGCCAGCAATGTTTGATTGGTAGATTGTCTACTCTACTATTTCATCTTCATGTCACATGTAGATTGGTAATGACATATCAAGAATGTATGATGCTGATGCTGTGATTTTCATAAGATGCATAATTTTTCCAAAGCTGTAGTTGTGTGGGAGGTTAACTCACTGGCAGTATATATATTGGGTTTGATTGAAGTTCTGATGCGTGCCTTTGTTCTTGCAGGCTGAACGTTGCACTACCTGTGGCTGCTATTTCACCCTCGAAGCCGGCCAACATGATGTAACCTGTCAAGATTGTATGTGTGAAGCCATGTTTGCACGACGGTGACCTTCCCGGGCATCTTTTCACTAACGGCCCGTATTGGCTTTATGTGTATGTGAACGGCGCTGCACACCATTTTTGCATTTGGAGGGCTGCCGGCGTAACTGGACATCCATTAGGCTTTCACCAATTCCCAATGCCAATAGACAATTTCAAGTATGATCCAACAGATTGTGTTCTCATATGTCAGCCTAGTTGGGTCTTAGAGAACACTGTTGCGAGCCTGTTTTCTTCTTCTTGATGAAGTTATGCAAGAAAATATGCTTTGACTGATCTTGTGATTTCCTGATGCAGTGTCAATATGGCCTAGGGCCTGACATGTGGGCCTGAAACTAGTGGCACCACCTAGGggcctgacatgtgggcccaatcGTGAGAAGGGGTAGATTGGTGGATTTTGGCTCAACAGTGTTGACAATTGTTTAAACCAGCTCCACTCCCACTCCACCCACTCCCTCCAGCTCCAGCCATGGCATCGCGGACCACCAGCCCCTGCCTGATCTTCCTCCTGGCGCTCCTTCTCCCCCTCGCCGCGGTCGCCGTGCCGCGCAGACACCGCTTTCCGTCGCTCCAGCTCGCCCCGGTCAACGCCTCGGAGCCACCCACCACTTTCTTCGAGGTGGACCGCCCGATCCAGCCGCCGCGCGGCAGCGTCGGGCCCTGCTCCGCTCTGCTCCTCTCCGACTCCTTCGGCTACACCTACGGCCGTCCTCCGGCCACCGCCGCCTACGTGCCGCCCGAGTGCCTCGCCGCCGCGCGCGCCCGGGGCGGGTCGCTCGCGCTCGCGGTGCTCGAGTGGAGCGCCGACTGCCGCGGCCGCCAGTTCGACCGCATCTTCGGCGTCTGGCTCTCCGGCGCCGAGCTCCTCCGCAGCTGCACCGCCGAGCCGCGCCCCGACGGCATCCTCTGGTCGGTCTCCCGCGACGTCACGAGGTACGCCGCCCTTCTCTCCGAGCCTGGCGAGGTCGCGGTGTACCTTGGCAACATCGTCGACAGCACGTACACCGGCGTCTACCACGCCAACCTCACCCTCCATCTTTACTTCCACTCCACAACGCCGtcaccgccgccgctgccgcacgCCGATTTGATCCTGCCCATCTCGAGGAGCCTACCTCTGAACGACGGGCAGTGGTTCGCCATCCAGAATTCCGCCGATGTGCAGTCGAGGAAGCTCGCCATTCCGTCGAACACCTACAGGGCGGTCCTTGAGGTGTTCGTTTCGTTCCACTCCAGTGATGAGTTCTGGTACACCAACCCTCCCAACGAGTACATTGAGGCCAACAATTTGTCCAGCGTCCCTGGCAATGGTGCGTTTCGGGAGGTTATTGTTAAAGTCGATGACAATGTGGTCGGTGCTGTTTGGCCGTTCACTGTTATCTACACCGGCGGTGTCAACCCGCTTCTCTGGCGGCCAATCACCGGCATTGGCTCATTCAACCTACCTACCTATGACATTGATATCACGCCTTTCTTGGGCAAGCTCATGGATGGCAAGGAGCACAATTTTGGGTTTGCTGTGACCAATGCATTGGATATGTGGTACATTGATGCCAATTTACATCTGTGGTTGGATCACAAGAGCAAGAAGACAGTTGGGAGCTTGATCAGCTATGATGCAACGTCGTCGGCAAATGTGGACTCGCAGTTCAGCGGGCTGGACGGGCGGTTCGTGACGAGCGCAAGCCGGCATGTCTCCGCCACCGGGTGGGTGGAATCGTCGCACGGAAAGGTCATGACAACTTTCTACCAGAGATTCAGCTACAAAAACAGCAATGTGTATAGCAAGAACGGCAGTGAGCAAGTGGTGAACCAAACGATCGATGCCAAGTCAGGTGTTTCCACCACAAACGGCGCCGTGCTGCTCTCGGAAGAAGTTCACCAGGTCTTCCCACTCTATCTTTTCTCTGGGACCTCAGATGAAGTGGGTGATGAGTACTCGCTGGTTTCAGCTATCAAATTGAGCATCAATGAGAAGAGGGGCTCTGGTGCGGAGCAAGGCTTCTCCTACAGCTCTCTGCGGAATGCGCAGTCGGCACGCGGTAGTATGAGGGTGAAGGGGAATTTGGTGACTTCTGGGTCTGGTGAGAACCATCAGGTGTATAAATATGTGGGTACCGATGGATGCTACTCCAGAGATGTGAGCAGCAAGAACTACACTATCGTTTTCGACCACTCTGATGACTCGTGCTTAAAGGGATCACAAGTTAAAGGCTCCAGATTCCCCTCCAGTTAGTTTAGACGATCCGTTGATCGAACTGTACTGCAAGTTAGAGAATAAGATTTGCATAGTTTATCCTGTGCCTCGTGTGGTAGGTAGAAATCTTGGAAAATTCAATTTAAACTCACTGTTTTCGAATGTATCAGTGACACTTTTAATTTGGTTTGAAATGATTCTGCTCCGCACAGGTTATGATTATCATTGACACTTTTAGTACTTAATATAATCAAGCTTCTGTCATTATTACTGATTACATTATTTTCTGCATGTTCACAAGCATCTGATTGGATCTCGTTTTGGCGTTGCTGCGTCTGTTCCAATCTCCAACTCAATCGCTCATCGCTGGAGAATGGAGATCGATTTACTGTCACAAAAAAGAAGCCCTAGCCCCTCGAAAAGATCTCTTGAGTGACACCGGGAAGAAGAAAGCGTGCTCACAAGATGGGTGTTGCAATATGCAGTGCTGGAGATGTTCTTCCAGTTCATTCATAAAAAAGATGTTCATATCTCCTGAGCAGTGGTGCAACGCTATGGGTGGAGGCGGAGGCAACTAATTGCTCACATTGGAAAACGAAGTGCTACTGCTCCATTGATGTAGTGGTTTTCCAGCTAGCTTCTTTCTTTCTGAGCATTTCAAGTTCCTTTTGTACAGAACGAAACTTCTGTTTGCCGCACGTTCTTCGCTGATCTCACTTATTTTTTTGGTGACTGAGCTCACTGTTGTCTTCAGCAATTGAAACTTCCGCTGGAGATTTGGCGGCTTTGTCAGTCGAAATTCCAGGCAGCACCAACTCATGCAGCGAAGGATGGTTATTTTTTCCCACACCAACTCGTAGCCCCCTCTCCTTGGATTATGTCCTTCTGACTCTTGACTGCTAGGATTAAGTTTGTTTTTTAGGGAAACAGCAGGCCTCTGCTGCGTATTTTCATTGATTTTTTTTAAGTACAAAGAGTCTATACGGAAAAAGGAAAGAAGTATCTATACAGCAGCAGGACTAACATCCTGCAAAAAAGGCCCTAGAAAAAAGCAAGAGGAAAAGATACACACAACATGTACAGGTTAACTACAGAAAGTCATCTGAATGCATCGACCCAATCCTGGAAGCCTGCGTATTCTTTTTCTGATAGCCCTGTGAGTAAGCCAGTGTACCTCTTCCTTGAAAGCTTTCCTGCACGAGTATAACTTTCTTTTTTTGGAAAAGAAGGATGACCTCAGCCATATATATTATTAATTACATTATAAAGTAATACATCAATACATGCAGGAGTATAAGCTGGGAGTGCTGCCTTCGAAAATATAATTATTTCTTGTGATCCAAATTGCCCAAGAAGCGAGAATAATAAGCTCTAGAGAGAAGGGCATGCTAGGATTAAGCTTTGCAAGCTGCACTGAAATGGGTAAGTGGCCAGACCTGAAGGAGATCAAATGCTGAacgctcaaccccgagaagtggtTCAGACATCCGGGACAAGCCACCGATGTGTCGTCTGTCCAAACCGATTTTTTTTTACCGGTGGCGGGAGGTACCGGTGGAGCATCCGCCGTTGGAGTGTTTTTAGGGATTTAGGCCCTTGTTTTGTGTATAAGAGAGAAGAATTGAAATACTTAGGAATACATGTGGGCCTTTTTCATGCTTTTGTCAGCTTTATGTCAGGAGAGAGAAAGGATGGAGAGAAGATCGCCTGCATGCATATGCTAAAATAATGGACGCTGATAACTGCACGTGTGAGCGTTAAAGAATCTGCCCACACGTTCTATGTGGTACCT
The Aegilops tauschii subsp. strangulata cultivar AL8/78 chromosome 3, Aet v6.0, whole genome shotgun sequence genome window above contains:
- the LOC109756819 gene encoding peptide-N4-(N-acetyl-beta-glucosaminyl)asparagine amidase A is translated as MASRTTSPCLIFLLALLLPLAAVAVPRRHRFPSLQLAPVNASEPPTTFFEVDRPIQPPRGSVGPCSALLLSDSFGYTYGRPPATAAYVPPECLAAARARGGSLALAVLEWSADCRGRQFDRIFGVWLSGAELLRSCTAEPRPDGILWSVSRDVTRYAALLSEPGEVAVYLGNIVDSTYTGVYHANLTLHLYFHSTTPSPPPLPHADLILPISRSLPLNDGQWFAIQNSADVQSRKLAIPSNTYRAVLEVFVSFHSSDEFWYTNPPNEYIEANNLSSVPGNGAFREVIVKVDDNVVGAVWPFTVIYTGGVNPLLWRPITGIGSFNLPTYDIDITPFLGKLMDGKEHNFGFAVTNALDMWYIDANLHLWLDHKSKKTVGSLISYDATSSANVDSQFSGLDGRFVTSASRHVSATGWVESSHGKVMTTFYQRFSYKNSNVYSKNGSEQVVNQTIDAKSGVSTTNGAVLLSEEVHQVFPLYLFSGTSDEVGDEYSLVSAIKLSINEKRGSGAEQGFSYSSLRNAQSARGSMRVKGNLVTSGSGENHQVYKYVGTDGCYSRDVSSKNYTIVFDHSDDSCLKGSQVKGSRFPSS
- the LOC141042296 gene encoding F-box/LRR-repeat protein At2g43260-like; the encoded protein is MPPKVSVAASNDGALPEDMLRHILVCLPTKAVCLFRAVCQSWRSLLSDPLFVAAHKSCHPGPLIVTCNCEMFERGTINLLDLSGHVVKRIATTMKDARMVRTRRLDLICVTGRKGCHVINPATGDTFALPSRRAKEHAHVQHFFPQSFDFGQVVSTGEYKALRCVSIDNSDHESSPMLCEVITLDDGRHARWRGKQGPPAPVTSNHNRSIVVNGVVYFLLDFLYKRFTFSGARVKPGSMALFNLETEEWMGIVQGPTPVRSFVKDSSGRCGYFSLYSDLSLVNLDGFLVMAHNPEGCSLDLWFLMDIEKCLWNKRYSLDFQPENLFAQPLEILNDGKIILSASGSLRLYNPITKTYIDFGMRNSTSVGTYTGSLLSSESTFTSEAERCTTCGCYFTLEAGQHDVTCQDCMCEAMFARR